The segment AATAGTTACACCTGTTTCAGGTAAACCTAAACATAAGCCCCaatcaatatcaataatattaaattgtgttattataatttcttcaacTATTGGGTatacttgtaataaatatacatacaatataaaaaaacaacagAAGTGTTTGGCAGCGCCGCGACAAACTTATGGTAAACACGACCTATAATTTTCCCGTCAAATATTATCTGTTTCAAGGAAGAGAGATCATAATTCCtaaaatcttcaaaaaaataaaaatattttaccgcCATgctatatttcaaaaataccCAAGTTAcctgaaaaaagataaatatgttaatttatatattttcaacaagaaatattttaattcatatattgtcaataaaaaattaaaacatattttaacgttACCTTATACTTTTGTATAGTATTACAAAAGCATTCTTGAGATAGGTCTaacaaattacttattttgaCCGCTTTTACGTACGAAAGAATAGCGCGAACTGTCAAAATCAAACTGACATTCCAGTGTAAGGATTCAACCCACAAACCTACGTCATTGGGCGACATAATAGGTAGCTGGTAGTTAGATGGAGATGTGAGAAATGCTTGTGAAATTGTCACATGTTTTTGAACCTCATCACGTGAATGATAAGAGAACAATATCGCCACAGTGTCTCTGTTACTCTCCAACTTTGTACAAGAAAACTCGTCAATTTCCGTTTCATCAAAATCACcgtttaaaatagatttcacAGATTCGAATTCCATTTCGTTCTCGcctaattttttgtttttctttttgaaaagtacaatttttatagaaatgttCATCTCTTTTTTCCAAGCGAGAATTGTTAATGCTTTATCGATGTCGTCGGTAAAAATTACCTTTACCCTCGCTCCCCAATATTTAGCAAGAGTTAAAAAACGGACTAAAATTATTGTCGATTAAGTATACaagcttttttttacaataacatagatatataatcttaaaaagaagtaaaataaaaattcagagaAATATCAACTTACAGTTATTAAATTGATCCCATACACCCAAAATGGCACCGACGTATATAGTCGCCAAGTACGGTATATAAGTATCTAAATGATTAGATGTACATATTGTCACAATGTCATTACGGCCAACACCTAATTTTTTCATCCATAATGCACATTTTACGCTACGTTCTCTCATTtgttgaaatgtattttctcgTCCCGTCTTTGCATCCACCTACCAATGTATCATTAATAttgtagtaaaataatataatatattataattaatagaattatatacaatattactttgataattaatttctttttatatttagatgcaaaataaatttttaaattttaattattattatgtatcatACTTGGCCAATGAAATCCGGTCTGGACTTAAATGCGTTCAAAATCAATTCTCCAATATTGTCGTCAATTATAGTTTCCTCGccaatcaatattttgttttctatcTGACAAGGAACTGTCacctaaaatatatacatggtaattgcaatattaatgctgcaaattatatttttacatttttggatattataaactattttaataattataaaagattatatttagaatatatatatagactttTCTCTTACCTGAGATACCATATCGCTGATATTTCAATGTTTCtctttattgcaataatagttttaaaagtgcttttatttaaatcagaaGATTAATACGATTGGACCACGTTTACTTTATGTGAAACCGTACGTTACTAATGTTACGAAGtgaataatctttaatttgtaTCGACACAGTATTGTTTTGATGTGAAATGTCTTTTAGcctaaaaataaaacgaaaatattttgatcagAAATAATGTTGTGTTATGGTACAATCCCATGcgttatataaacatatttaccGAAATTTCTTTCTATGATATGGATACAtcacaatatttattgtataagcttatttctttaaaattaatttaaaaaaacacgtaatattttacaaaaaatataatttataaagaaacaaagaaCTTTTAAGatgctatattttttcatagtatattttaatatgctaGTTACAATTACAAGATGTTTGACAACAGGTAGAACAAAATTTAAGGAGTGATTCTACATGACAAATTAAGACAAGAATCAAGAGTAACAAAATTGCAGTGGAGGCTttgttttttagttataaatatttgaaagttcATGTAAAAGGTATCCAAAGTTCGGCAATTCGCTGTATACTTTTCCGTCGCAGAATATTTTGAGAGCGATTTAAACAATACAGTTTACTGACGCTAAAAATTTTGCGGATTACTATACTTCAGACACCTTTCacgcaatttttcaaatatttataactaaaaacaAAGCCTCCACCGTAATTTTGTTACTCTTGATTTctgtcttattttatcatgtagaaTCACTTCATAAACTTTATCCCACCTGTTGTCGAAcactttgtacatatataatttgcaactATCGAACATTACTTTggtttctcatatttttttagcatttgtGAAACTCGAAcagtaatattgaaattaagatataatgatattattttatataataataattataatttacataaattcatTTAGTATATCACTTTGTTCTGCTATACTTATTGTAAGTACGTACATGTATTATTGCAATATGgctaattcattattttaatgcttTGCGATACAcactatttttgtttttccgaAATTAGCAATCTCAACAActttatatgtacacacattctaatttatttttatatacagaaaaagGGTTAGTAAGACC is part of the Anoplolepis gracilipes chromosome 2, ASM4749672v1, whole genome shotgun sequence genome and harbors:
- the LOC140674873 gene encoding luciferin 4-monooxygenase-like isoform X1, which translates into the protein MVSQVTVPCQIENKILIGEETIIDDNIGELILNAFKSRPDFIGQVDAKTGRENTFQQMRERSVKCALWMKKLGVGRNDIVTICTSNHLDTYIPYLATIYVGAILGVWDQFNNFRFLTLAKYWGARVKVIFTDDIDKALTILAWKKEMNISIKIVLFKKKNKKLGENEMEFESVKSILNGDFDETEIDEFSCTKLESNRDTVAILFSYHSRDEVQKHVTISQAFLTSPSNYQLPIMSPNDVGLWVESLHWNVSLILTVRAILSYVKAVKISNLLDLSQECFCNTIQKYKVTWVFLKYSMAVKYFYFFEDFRNYDLSSLKQIIFDGKIIGRVYHKFVAALPNTSVVFLYCLPETGVTIICQKESGYKCYVNKTVHLLFANGTSKLPQGANNIGIIWCKSPCLTNGYFDLMTGNSIPAVDDNGWFHLDIVGFYDKNGYIYIHGRDKDIIKCKGHCFLPSDVEDVLKSHPCVNDAAVTYRSNALDGHHPLAFVVQIQGSEVTEEELIEFVAKNIDDPMHLRAGVRFVKNLPYNSDRFLDRDTIEGWTLLIQYK
- the LOC140674873 gene encoding luciferin 4-monooxygenase-like isoform X2, with translation MVSQVTVPCQIENKILIGEETIIDDNIGELILNAFKSRPDFIGQVDAKTGRENTFQQMRERSVKCALWMKKLGVGRNDIVTICTSNHLDTYIPYLATIYVGAILGVWDQFNNFRFLTLAKYWGARVKVIFTDDIDKALTILAWKKEMNISIKIVLFKKKNKKLGENEMEFESVKSILNGDFDETEIDEFSCTKLESNRDTVAILFSYHSRDEVQKHVTISQAFLTSPSNYQLPIMSPNDVGLWVESLHWNVSLILTVRAILSYVKAVKISNLLDLSQECFCNTIQKYKVTWVFLKYSMAVKYFYFFEDFRNYDLSSLKQIIFDGKIIGRVYHKFVAALPNTSVVFLYCLPETGVTIICQKESGYKCYVNKTVHLLFANGTSKLPQGANNIGIIWCKSPCLTNGYFDLMTGNSIPAVDDNGWFHLDIVGFYDKNGYIYIHGRDKDIIKCKGHCFLPSDVEDVLKSHPCVNDAAVTYRSNALDGHHPLAFVVQIQGSEVTLLYSR